The Besnoitia besnoiti strain Bb-Ger1 chromosome IV, whole genome shotgun sequence genome contains a region encoding:
- a CDS encoding hypothetical protein (encoded by transcript BESB_054870), which yields MSTKISTAQARHLAEPPTDEPQDRQAIHYTYAEVPARHRTRGNARHPPKTSEDNTLTNPRKQHNGANKPDDGPNLQTHILTYSDYRTAQSAVRSISRDVAAWTGADAESGDSAGAFVDAILAPAGLLVEVAPMMERARDAMTVDGLESPDTADFHQSHLKELLGLVLELEDIVASKIACVEMTKAFFKFVLVPLKLAAPVARMLLDKKPKLLVAFAAKALLMNASGGKAFGDDGMKKLMLLALVAPKALDVLRPNPAGDLLPLLKLLPLLGGAKLDKLLPIALLAMAAFDAPEVAALLKSVVSKKLVSGGYGVEATAVETSDEEMSVVDYLVDSWAVADGQFEDEMTVSRAATEAKEAKSAVKSISRDVAAWTGADAESGDSAGAFVDAILAPAGLLVEVAPMMERARDAMTVDGLESPDTADFHQSHLKELLGLVLELEDIVASKIACVEMTKAFFKFVLVPLKLAAPVARMLLDKKPKLLVAFAAKALLMNASGGKAFGDDGMKKLMLLALVAPKALDVLRTNPAGDLLPLLKLLPLLGGAKLDKLLPIALLAMAAFDAPEVAALLKSVVSKKLVSGGHGVEATAVETSDEEMSVVDYLVDSWAVADGQFEDEMTVSRAATEAKEAKSAVKSISRDVAAWTGADAESGDSAGAFVDAILAPAGLLVEVAPMMERARDAMTVDGLESPDTADFQQSHLKELLGLVLELEDIVASKIACVEMTKAFFKFVLVPLKLAAPVARMLLDKKPKLLLAFAAKALLMNASGGKAFGDDGMKKLMLLALVAPKALDVLRTNPAGDLLPLLKLLPLLGGAKLDKLLPIALLAMAAFDAPEVAALLKSVVSKKLVSGGYGVEATAVETSDEEMSVVDYLVDSWAVADGQFEDEMTVSRAATEAKEAKSAVKSISRDVAAWTGADAESGDSAGAFVDAILAPAGLLVEVAPMMERARDAMTVDGLESPDTADFHQSHLKELLGLVLELEDIVASKIACVEMTKAFFKFVLVPLKLAAPVARMLLDKKPKLLLAFAAKALLMNASGGKAFGDDGMKKLMLLALVAPKALDVLRTNPAGDLLPLLKLLPLLGGAKLDKLLPIALLAMAAFDAPEVAALLKSVVSKKLVSGGYGVEATAVETSDEEMSVVDYLVDSWAVADGQFEDEMTVSRAATEAKEAKSAVKSISRDVAAWTGADAESGDSAGAFVDAILAPAGLLVEVAPMMERARDAMTVDGLESPDTADFQQSHLKELLGLVLELEDIVASKIACVEMTKAFFKFVLVPLKLAAPVARMLLDKKPKLLLAFAAKALLMNASGGKAFGDDGMKKLMLLALVAPKALDVLRTNPAGDLLPLLKLLPLLGGAKLDKLLPIALLAMAAFDAPEVAALLKSVVSKKLVSGGYGVKATAVETSDEEMSVVDYLVDSWAVADGQFEDEMTVSRAATEAKEAKSAVKSISRDVAAWTGADAESGDSAGAFVDAILAPAGLLVEVAPMMERARDAMTVDGLESPDTADFHQSHLKELLGLVLELEDIVASKIACVEMTKAFFKFVLVPLKLAAPVARMLLDKKPKLLLAFAAKALLMNASGGKAFGDDGMKKLMLLALVAPKALDVLRTNPAGDLLPLLKLLPLLGGAKLDKLLPIALLAMAAFDAPEVAALLKSVVSKKLVSGGYGVEATAVETSDEEMSVVDYLVDSWAVADGQFEDEMTVSRAATEAKEAKSAVKSISRDVAAWTGADAESGDSAGAFVDAILAPAGLLVEVAPMMERARDAMTVDGLESPDTADFHQSHLKELLGLVLELEDIVASKIACVEMTKAFFKFVLVPLKLAAPVARMLLDKKPKLLLAFAAKALLMNASGGKAFGDDGMKKLMLLALVAPKALDVLRTNPAGDLLPLLKLLPLLGGAKLDKLLPIALLAMAAFDAPEVAALLKSVVSKKLVSGGYGVEATAVETSDEEMSVVDYLVDSWAVADGQFEDEMTVSRAATEAKEAKSAVKSISRDVAAWTGADAESGDSAGAFVDAILAPAGLLVEVAPMMERARDAMTVDGLESPDTADFHQSHLKELLGLVLELEDIVASKIACVEMTKAFFKFVLVPLKLAAPVARMLLDKKPKLLLAFAAKALLMNASGGKAFGDDGMKKLMLLALVAPKALDVLRTNPAGDLLPLLKLLPLLGGAKLDKLLPIALLAMAAFDAPEVAALLKSVVSKKLVSGGYGVEATAVETSDEEMSVVDYLVDSWAVADGQFEDEMTVSRAATEAKEAKSAVKSISRDVAAWTGADAESGDSAGAFVDAILAPAGLLVEVAPMMERARDAMTVDGLESPDTADFHQSHLKELLGLVLELEDIVASKIACVEMTKAFFKFVLVPLKLAAPVARMLLDKKPKLLLAFAAKALLMNASGGKAFGDDGMKKLMLGAKLDKLLPIALLAMAAFDAPEVAALLKSVVSKKLVSGGYGVEATAVETSDEEMSVVDYLVDSWAVADGQFEDEMTVSRAATEAKEAKSAVKSISRDVAAWTGADAESGDSAGAFVDAILAPAGLLVEVAPMMERARDAMTVDGLESPDTADFQQSHLKELLGLVLELEDIVASKIACVEMTKAFFKFVLVPLKLAAPVARMLLDKKPKLLLAFAAKALLMNASGAKPLATTE from the exons ATGTCAACAAAGATTAGCACGGCTCAAGCCCGCCATCTGGCTGAGCCTCCAACGGACGAGCCACAGGACCGACAAGCAATTCACTACACATACG CGGAAGTGCCCGCCAGACACCGTACGCGTGGCAATGCCCGACACCCCCCAAAGACATCTGAGGACAACACACTGACGAACCCGCGGAAACAACACAACGGCGCGAACAAACCCGACGACGGACCCAACCTACAAACACACATTCTCACATACTCCGACTACCGCACAGCCCAATCTGCAGTGCGATCTATCTCGAGGGACGTTGCAGCGTGGAcaggtgcggacgccgagagtggggactctgcaggtgcatTTGTCGACGCGATATTGGCCccggccggcctcctcgtcgaggtcgcgcccatgatggagagagcgagagacgcaatgaCTGTGGACGGCCTGGAGTCACCGGACACCGCGGACTTCCACCAGTCCCATTTGAAGGAACTTCTAGGACTGgtgctggagctggaggatattgtggcgtcgaagatcgcatgcgtggagatgactaaggcgttcttcaagttcgttctggttccgctcaagctggcggctccagtggcgcggatgttgttggacaagaagccgaagttgttggtggcgttcgcagcaaaggcattgCTCATGAATGCTTCAGGGGGCAAAGCctttggcgacgacggaatgaagaagttgatgctgttggcgctcgtcgcaccgAAAGCTCTTGATGTGTTGAGGCCGAATCCGGCAGGCgatttgctgcctctcctcaaacttcttccccttctaggGGGAGCCAAGTTGGACAAGCTGTTGCcgatcgcgctgctcgccatggctgccttcgatgctccggaggtggctgcgttgctcaagagtgtcgttagcaagaagctggtttccggcggctacggcgtggaggcgacggcagtggaAACGTCTGACGAGGAAATGTCGGTGGTGGACTATTTGGTTGACTcctgggcggtcgcggacggacagttcgaagacgaaatgacagtttcgagggcggcaacggaagcaaaggaagcCAAGTCGGCAGTAAAATCTATCTCGAGGGACGTTGCAGCGTGGAcaggtgcggacgccgagagtggggactctgcaggtgcatTTGTCGACGCGATATTGGCCccggccggcctcctcgtcgaggtcgcgcccatgatggagagagcgagagacgcaatgaCTGTGGACGGCCTGGAGTCACCGGACACCGCGGACTTCCACCAGTCCCATTTGAAGGAACTTCTAGGACTGgtgctggagctggaggatattgtggcgtcgaagatcgcatgcgtggagatgactaaggcgttcttcaagttcgttctggttccgctcaagctggcggctccagtggcgcggatgttgttggacaagaagccgaagttgttggtggcgttcgcagcaaaggcattgCTCATGAATGCTTCAGGGGGCAAAGCctttggcgacgacggaatgaagaagttgatgctgttggcgctcgtcgcaccgaaagctcttgatgtgttgaggacgaatccggcaggcgatttgctgcctctcctcaaacttcttccccttctaggGGGAGCCAAGTTGGACAAGCTGTTGCcgatcgcgctgctcgccatggctgccttcgatgctccggaggtggctgcgttgctcaagagtgtcgttagcaagaagctggtttccggcggccacggcgtggaggcgacggcagtggaAACGTCTGACGAGGAAATGTCGGTGGTGGACTATTTGGTTGACTcctgggcggtcgcggacggacagttcgaagacgaaatgacagtttcgagggcggcaacggaagcaaaggaagcCAAGTCGGCAGTAAAATCTATCTCGAGGGACGTTGCAGCGTGGAcaggtgcggacgccgagagtggggactctgcaggtgcatTTGTCGACGCGATATTGGCCccggccggcctcctcgtcgaggtcgcgcccatgatggagagagcgagagacgcaatgaCTGTGGACGGCCTGGAGTCACCGGACACCGCGGACTTCCAACAGTCCCATTTGAAGGAACTTCTAGGACTGgtgctggagctggaggatattgtggcgtcgaagatcgcatgcgtggagatgactaaggcgttcttcaagttcgttctggttccgctcaagctggcggctccagtggcgcggatgttgttggacaagaagccgaagttgttgttggcgttcgcagcaaaggcattgCTCATGAATGCTTCAGGGGGCAAAGCctttggcgacgacggaatgaagaagttgatgctgttggcgctcgtcgcaccgaaagctcttgatgtgttgaggacgaatccggcaggcgatttgctgcctctcctcaaacttcttccccttctaggGGGAGCCAAGTTGGACAAGCTGTTGCcgatcgcgctgctcgccatggctgccttcgatgctccggaggtggctgcgttgctcaagagtgtcgttagcaagaagctggtttccggcggctacggcgtggaggcgacggcagtggaAACGTCTGACGAGGAAATGTCGGTGGTGGACTATTTGGTTGACTcctgggcggtcgcggacggacagttcgaagacgaaatgacagtttcgagggcggcaacggaagcaaaggaagcCAAGTCGGCAGTAAAATCTATCTCGAGGGACGTTGCAGCGTGGAcaggtgcggacgccgagagtggggactctgcaggtgcatTTGTCGACGCGATATTGGCCccggccggcctcctcgtcgaggtcgcgcccatgatggagagagcgagagacgcaatgaCTGTGGACGGCCTGGAGTCACCGGACACCGCGGACTTCCACCAGTCCCATTTGAAGGAACTTCTAGGACTGgtgctggagctggaggatattgtggcgtcgaagatcgcatgcgtggagatgactaaggcgttcttcaagttcgttctggttccgctcaagctggcggctccagtggcgcggatgttgttggacaagaagccgaagttgttgttggcgttcgcagcaaaggcattgCTCATGAATGCTTCAGGGGGCAAAGCctttggcgacgacggaatgaagaagttgatgctgttggcgctcgtcgcaccgaaagctcttgatgtgttgaggacgaatccggcaggcgatttgctgcctctcctcaaacttcttccccttctaggGGGAGCCAAGTTGGACAAGCTGTTGCcgatcgcgctgctcgccatggctgccttcgatgctccggaggtggctgcgttgctcaagagtgtcgttagcaagaagctggtttccggcggctacggcgtggaggcgacggcagtggaAACGTCTGACGAGGAAATGTCGGTGGTGGACTATTTGGTTGACTcctgggcggtcgcggacggacagttcgaagacgaaatgacagtttcgagggcggcaacggaagcaaaggaagcCAAGTCGGCAGTAAAATCTATCTCGAGGGACGTTGCAGCGTGGAcaggtgcggacgccgagagtggggactctgcaggtgcatTTGTCGACGCGATATTGGCCccggccggcctcctcgtcgaggtcgcgcccatgatggagagagcgagagacgcaatgaCTGTGGACGGCCTGGAGTCACCGGACACCGCGGACTTCCAACAGTCCCATTTGAAGGAACTTCTAGGACTGgtgctggagctggaggatattgtggcgtcgaagatcgcatgcgtggagatgactaaggcgttcttcaagttcgttctggttccgctcaagctggcggctccagtggcgcggatgttgttggacaagaagccgaagttgttgttggcgttcgcagcaaaggcattgCTCATGAATGCTTCAGGGGGCAAAGCctttggcgacgacggaatgaagaagttgatgctgttggcgctcgtcgcaccgaaagctcttgatgtgttgaggacgaatccggcaggcgatttgctgcctctcctcaaacttcttccccttctaggGGGAGCCAAGTTGGACAAGCTGTTGCcgatcgcgctgctcgccatggctgccttcgatgctccggaggtggctgcgttgctcaagagtgtcgttagcaagaagctggtttccggcggctacggcgtgaaggcgacggcagtggaAACGTCTGACGAGGAAATGTCGGTGGTGGACTATTTGGTTGACTcctgggcggtcgcggacggacagttcgaagacgaaatgacagtttcgagggcggcaacggaagcaaaggaagcCAAGTCGGCAGTAAAATCTATCTCGAGGGACGTTGCAGCGTGGAcaggtgcggacgccgagagtggggactctgcaggtgcatTTGTCGACGCGATATTGGCCccggccggcctcctcgtcgaggtcgcgcccatgatggagagagcgagagacgcaatgaCTGTGGACGGCCTGGAGTCACCGGACACCGCGGACTTCCACCAGTCCCATTTGAAGGAACTTCTAGGACTGgtgctggagctggaggatattgtggcgtcgaagatcgcatgcgtggagatgactaaggcgttcttcaagttcgttctggttccgctcaagctggcggctccagtggcgcggatgttgttggacaagaagccgaagttgttgttggcgttcgcagcaaaggcattgCTCATGAATGCTTCAGGGGGCAAAGCctttggcgacgacggaatgaagaagttgatgctgttggcgctcgtcgcaccgaaagctcttgatgtgttgaggacgaatccggcaggcgatttgctgcctctcctcaaacttcttccccttctaggGGGAGCCAAGTTGGACAAGCTGTTGCcgatcgcgctgctcgccatggctgccttcgatgctccggaggtggctgcgttgctcaagagtgtcgttagcaagaagctggtttccggcggctacggcgtggaggcgacggcagtggaAACGTCTGACGAGGAAATGTCGGTGGTGGACTATTTGGTTGACTcctgggcggtcgcggacggacagttcgaagacgaaatgacagtttcgagggcggcaacggaagcaaaggaagcCAAGTCGGCAGTAAAATCTATCTCGAGGGACGTTGCAGCGTGGAcaggtgcggacgccgagagtggggactctgcaggtgcatTTGTCGACGCGATATTGGCCccggccggcctcctcgtcgaggtcgcgcccatgatggagagagcgagagacgcaatgaCTGTGGACGGCCTGGAGTCACCGGACACCGCGGACTTCCACCAGTCCCATTTGAAGGAACTTCTAGGACTGgtgctggagctggaggatattgtggcgtcgaagatcgcatgcgtggagatgactaaggcgttcttcaagttcgttctggttccgctcaagctggcggctccagtggcgcggatgttgttggacaagaagccgaagttgttgttggcgttcgcagcaaaggcattgCTCATGAATGCTTCAGGGGGCAAAGCctttggcgacgacggaatgaagaagttgatgctgttggcgctcgtcgcaccgaaagctcttgatgtgttgaggacgaatccggcaggcgatttgctgcctctcctcaaacttcttccccttctaggGGGAGCCAAGTTGGACAAGCTGTTGCcgatcgcgctgctcgccatggctgccttcgatgctccggaggtggctgcgttgctcaagagtgtcgttagcaagaagctggtttccggcggctacggcgtggaggcgacggcagtggaAACGTCTGACGAGGAAATGTCGGTGGTGGACTATTTGGTTGACTcctgggcggtcgcggacggacagttcgaagacgaaatgacagtttcgagggcggcaacggaagcaaaggaagcCAAGTCGGCAGTAAAATCTATCTCGAGGGACGTTGCAGCGTGGAcaggtgcggacgccgagagtggggactctgcaggtgcatTTGTCGACGCGATATTGGCCccggccggcctcctcgtcgaggtcgcgcccatgatggagagagcgagagacgcaatgaCTGTGGACGGCCTGGAGTCACCGGACACCGCGGACTTCCACCAGTCCCATTTGAAGGAACTTCTAGGACTGgtgctggagctggaggatattgtggcgtcgaagatcgcatgcgtggagatgactaaggcgttcttcaagttcgttctggttccgctcaagctggcggctccagtggcgcggatgttgttggacaagaagccgaagttgttgttggcgttcgcagcaaaggcattgCTCATGAATGCTTCAGGGGGCAAAGCctttggcgacgacggaatgaagaagttgatgctgttggcgctcgtcgcaccgaaagctcttgatgtgttgaggacgaatccggcaggcgatttgctgcctctcctcaaacttcttccccttctaggGGGAGCCAAGTTGGACAAGCTGTTGCcgatcgcgctgctcgccatggctgccttcgatgctccggaggtggctgcgttgctcaagagtgtcgttagcaagaagctggtttccggcggctacggcgtggaggcgacggcagtggaAACGTCTGACGAGGAAATGTCGGTGGTGGACTATTTGGTTGACTcctgggcggtcgcggacggacagttcgaagacgaaatgacagtttcgagggcggcaacggaagcaaaggaagcCAAGTCGGCAGTAAAATCTATCTCGAGGGACGTTGCAGCGTGGAcaggtgcggacgccgagagtggggactctgcaggtgcatTTGTCGACGCGATATTGGCCccggccggcctcctcgtcgaggtcgcgcccatgatggagagagcgagagacgcaatgaCTGTGGACGGCCTGGAGTCACCGGACACCGCGGACTTCCACCAGTCCCATTTGAAGGAACTTCTAGGACTGgtgctggagctggaggatattgtggcgtcgaagatcgcatgcgtggagatgactaaggcgttcttcaagttcgttctggttccgctcaagctggcggctccagtggcgcggatgttgttggacaagaagccgaagttgttgttggcgttcgcagcaaaggcattgCTCATGAATGCTTCAGGGGGCAAAGCctttggcgacgacggaatgaagaagttgatgct gGGAGCCAAGTTGGACAAGCTGTTGCcgatcgcgctgctcgccatggctgccttcgatgctccggaggtggctgcgttgctcaagagtgtcgttagcaagaagctggtttccggcggctacggcgtggaggcgacggcagtggaAACGTCTGACGAGGAAATGTCGGTGGTGGACTATTTGGTTGACTcctgggcggtcgcggacggacagttcgaagacgaaatgacagtttcgagggcggcaacggaagcaaaggaagcCAAGTCGGCAGTAAAATCTATCTCGAGGGACGTTGCAGCGTGGAcaggtgcggacgccgagagtggggactctgcaggtgcatTTGTCGACGCGATATTGGCCccggccggcctcctcgtcgaggtcgcgcccatgatggagagagcgagagacgcaatgaCTGTGGACGGCCTGGAGTCACCGGACACCGCGGACTTCCAACAGTCCCATTTGAAGGAACTTCTAGGACTGgtgctggagctggaggatattgtggcgtcgaagatcgcatgcgtggagatgactaaggcgttcttcaagttcgttctggttccgctcaagctggcggctccagtggcgcggatgttgttggacaagaagccgaagttgttgttggcgttcgcagcaaaggcattgCTCATGAATGCTTCAGGGGCAAAGCctttggcgacgacggaatga